The window CGTATGTATCTACTCGCCGGTCTAAGTTAGATCGAGGTTTCGCTGTGATCGCGAATTTGGTGAATCGGATCCAGCCGCTTGATACGTCTGTTATCTCCAAAGGCTTATCCGATTCAGCTAAGGATTCGATGAAACAGACGATTTCTTCTATGCTTGGACTCCTTCCTTCCGATCAATTCCCCGTTTCCGTTACCATCTCCGAGCAGCCTCTCTATCGTCTCCTTATCTCTTCCATCATCACtgggtatatatatttttgaatctctctctctctctatatgatGTGATGGAACACTGTggatttagggattttggtttgtttgtggtTTTAATTAGGTATACGTTATGGAATGCGGAGTATCGTATGTCACTGAGGAGGAACTTTGATATACCGATTGATCCTAGGAAGGAGGAGGATCAGTCTTTGGAAGACGATGTTAGATTTGGTTCGGAGAAGGGAGTTGGTGAGGATTTAGGGAATTGTGTTGAAGAATTAGAGAGACTGAGTCCTCAGGTGTTTGGAGACTTGTCACCTGAAGCGTTGAGTTATATTCAGCATTTGCAGTCTGAGTTATCTACCATCAAAGAGGTAATTGATTCTCAAAGATGAGAGACTCTAGTTCAGTTGTTCAGCCTTATGCATTCTCAGTATCCTTGTCTAGATTGGCCAAGTCTGATTTTGTTTCTATGATCTTGGTTGTGATACGTTTAAGCACTAATACTAGTTTTATTCCTAATGTATTTCAGGAGCTAAATCTACAAAGGAAGAAAGCTTTGCGGATAGAATGTGAGAAAGGAAACAAGAATGATTTGTTGGATTATTTGCGTTCCTTAGATCCTGAGACGGTAGTAAACGTTGAGATTTCTtttttgattcttatttttttgtctcaagATACTCAGTTTGATGACAAgaattaatcataattttacAGGTGACCGAGTTATCTCAACTGTCTTCACCAGAAGTGGAAGAGATCGTGAGCCAACTTGTCCAAAATGTATTAGAGAAGATCTTTGAAGGCCAGACGACTTCAAATTTCATGCAAAATCCTGGCGTAAGGACGACAGAAGGTGATGATGGAACTGGTAGAAAAGTAGCCACTTCCAGGGATTACCTTGCAAAGCTCCTTTTCTGGTAGGCCAAACTCCTCTTCTTAGGACGCaaattgcaaataattaaaacagAGCTTGTTAATCTCATCCACGGTCTGTTTCATTTCAGGTGCATGCTGTTGGGACATCATCTAAGAGGTTTGGAGAATAGATTACATCTGAGCTGTGTTGTTGGGTTGCTGTAAAATCAGAGCTTCAGAAAAAaggagacaaacaaaaaaaaagaaaaagaaacatcaaTCTATATTCTTCTTCCccattttgatttctttaatctaAGCGTTAAAGTTATTACCTATCAATGCCCCCTGCAATTTTCCACATCTTTTTGAGTTCTTCTAATTAGGTTGAAATGTCCAGATAGTTTTCGACCTCCTTGAGTTCTTTAAATTAGGTTTAGTTTCCACATAGTGTTTAGGCTGTTAGCTAATCAAAGGAAATAAGGATCACTAGAAAAGTAGATAGATTccatcattcttttttttttttttttttgaacaaacagaTTCCATCATTCTTATTGGCTAGATATTAGTCTTTAAATTGCTATTTGTGTATCattgttattttattcattattcTGTTTTAATAGACCTATTTGACTGTTT is drawn from Camelina sativa cultivar DH55 chromosome 8, Cs, whole genome shotgun sequence and contains these coding sequences:
- the LOC104705769 gene encoding uncharacterized protein LOC104705769, coding for MNTKKAAYRWLGSINISENKVLTASASSCDRIEPKKRAFGTEITNFSAKRNKAACSKDQLCLWIIHSRWHFWYEQXAAASARAFFMLSRVTDLSKKKLILHQPPPSSSSPRRLLPYAPNRAVSSSSSSAVISCLSGGGVSSDDSYVSTRRSKLDRGFAVIANLVNRIQPLDTSVISKGLSDSAKDSMKQTISSMLGLLPSDQFPVSVTISEQPLYRLLISSIITGYTLWNAEYRMSLRRNFDIPIDPRKEEDQSLEDDVRFGSEKGVGEDLGNCVEELERLSPQVFGDLSPEALSYIQHLQSELSTIKEELNLQRKKALRIECEKGNKNDLLDYLRSLDPETVTELSQLSSPEVEEIVSQLVQNVLEKIFEGQTTSNFMQNPGVRTTEGDDGTGRKVATSRDYLAKLLFWCMLLGHHLRGLENRLHLSCVVGLL